The genomic stretch GCCGCGATCTCCTCCCGGCACTCCCCGACCGCGAGCGCCTCTTCCGCCGAAGCCTCCCAGAGCGCCGGCGTCAGGAGCGCCTGCGAGAACGCGCGGTTCTGCGACGCGCGGTCCTTCATCTTCTCGTAGAGCACGCGCTCGTGCGCCGCGTGCTGGTCGACGATCCAGAGGCCGTTCTCCGCCTCGACCAGGAGGAACGATTCGTCGAACTGCGCCAGCACCCGGGCGGTCGGGCGCCCGGACGCCTCGACCTCGACGACCGTCGTGCTCTCTCCCGGGGTTTCGATCTCGAGCCGCAGGCGCCGGCCGCCGCCGGGCGCGGGGCGCGGGCCGGGCGGGGCCGCGTAGACCTCTCGCGCCTCCGCGACGGAAAAATCGGAGGACGGGGGCACCGGCACCAGCCGCCTCTCCTCCTTCCCCGCGGCGAGGGACGACACGAGCGTATGGAAGACGAGACGGAAGACCTCGGAAGGCCGCTCGAACCGGACCTCCGTCTTCGAGGGCGAGACGTTGACGTCGACCGCTCCCTCCGGCGCGTCGAGAAAGAGAAAAACGCCCGGATGGCGGTCCGTGCGGATCGCCTCCTTCGCGGCTTCCGCGATCGCCCGGGACATGCCGCGGTCCGCGACGCTCCGTCCGTTCACGTGGAGGAACTGGAGGCGCCGCGTCGGAAACGTGATCGAGCCCCGCGTGACGAGTCCGGACAGCGACAATGCGCCGGATCGCGCCTGGAACGGCAGGAGCTCGCCGAGCGTGTCGGCGCCGAACAGGCGGATCGCGCGCGCGGCCCGGTCCACGGCGGGCGGCGCCGCGAGGATCTCCCGGCCGTCCGTGCGGAGCGTGAACGCCACGTCGGGACGCGCCAGAGCCGCGCGGGTGACCGCCCGGGCGATTTCCCGCGTCTCGGCGGCGGGAGTTTTCAGGAACTTCCGCCGCGCCGGAGTGCGGCCGAAGAGGTCCTCGACCTGCACGTCCGTCCCTCTCGGGCGCGCCGCCGGGGAGACGCTCTTGTTCGAGCCGTGGTCGACCGTCACGCGGGTCCCCTCCGGCCCGGTTCCGTCCGACGTCGTGAGCGTCAGCCGGGCGACCGAGGCGATCGAAGGCAGGGCCTCTCCGCGGAAGCCGAACGTCCGGACGCCCGGAAGGTCCGCCTCGCTCGCGATCTTCGAAGTGGCGTGGCGCTCGACCGCGAGGGACGCATCCGGGCGGGACATGCCGCACCCGTCGTCGCGCACGCGGATCGACGCGATGCCGCCGCCGGCCGTCTCGACGTCGATCCTCGAGGCGCCGGCGTCCAGCGCGTTCTCGACGAGCTCCTTGACGACCGACGCCGGCCGCTCGACGACTTCGCCGGCCGCGATCCGGTCGATCGTGCGGGAGTCGAGCTTCCGGATCCGGTTCATGCCGTCCGGGAGAGCCCCGTGCCGGCGATCGCCGCCCGGGCGGCCGCGAGACGGGCGATCGGCACGCGATAGGGCGAGCACGACACGTAGTCGAGTCCGGTCTCGTGGAAGAAGGCGATCGACGCGGGATCGCCGCCGTGCTCCCCGCAGATGCCGACCTTGAGGTTCTTCTTCGCCGAACGCCCGCGCTCCGTTCCGATCGCGACGAGCTGCCCCACGCCCGCGACGTCGATGGTGGCGAAGGGATCGTGCGGCAGGATCCCCGCCTCGAGGTATTGGGGCAGGAACGATCCGATGTCGTCGCGGGAGAACCCGAACGTCATCTGCGTCAGGTCGTTCGTCCCGAACGAGAAGAAATCCGCCGCCGCGCCGATCTCGGCGGCGAGGAGGGCCGCCCGGGGAATCTCGATCATCGTGCCGACGCGGTACGGAACGCGGCGTCCCGTCTCCCGGAACACGTCGTGCGCGACGCGGTCGGTCATCTCCCGCAGGCGCGTGAACTCGGGGAGCGATCCGACCAGGGGAATCATGACCTCCGGGACCGGAGCTTTCCCGGAACGCGCGACCTCGACCGCCGCCTCGAAGATCGCCCGCACCTGGATCTCGTAGATCTCGGGGTGCGTGAGGCCGAGTCGGCAGCCGCGATGGCCGAGCATCGGGTTCGCTTCGGAGAGGCCCTCGACCTTTCCCTTGAGGACGTCGATCGAGATCCCCATCTCCTTCGCCGTCGCGGCGAGCGCCTTCGGCTCGCGGGGAAGGAACTCGTGGAGCGGCGGATCGAGGAGCCGGATCGTCACCGGCCTCTCTCCCATTTCCCGGAAGATCCCCGCGAAGTCCCCGCGCTGCATCGGAAGGATCTTCGCGAGCGCCTTTTTCCTCCCGTCGGCCGTCTCGGCGAGGATCATCTCGCGGACCGCCGTGATCCGCGCCTCCTCGAAGAACATGTGCTCCGTGCGGCAGAGGCCGATCCCCTCGGCGCCGAACGCCCGCGCCACGTGCGCGCCCCGGGGCGTGTCGGCGTTGGCGCGCACGCCGAGGCGCCTCACGCCGTCGGCCCATTCGAGGATCCGCGCGAACTGCCGGTAGAGCCGGGAGTCGGCCGCCTTGAGCTTCCCTTCGACCGCGACCTGGATCACCTCGGAAGGGCGCGTCGGCAGCTTTCCGGCGATCACCTCTCCCGTCGTCCCGTCGACCGAGAGGAAGTCGCCTTCCGAGACCGTCTTCCCGCGCGCCATCATGCGGGCGTACCGGGCGTCGATCGTGATCTCGCCGCACCCGACGACGCAGCACTTCCCCATCCCTCGGGCGACGACCGCCGCGTGGGAGGTCATGCCGCCGCGCGACGTGAGGATCCCCTGCGAGGCGGCCATGCCGAGGATGTCCTCCGGCGACGTCTCGGCGCGGATCAGGATCACCGGATCCCCGCCGTGCGCCATCTCGACGGCGCGCTCGGCCGAGAACGCGGCGCGCCCGCAGGCGGCGCCCGGGCCGGCCGGCAGGCCGCGGGCGAGGAGGTTCCCCTCGCGGATCGCGAGCTCCTTTTCGCTCGCCGGGAAGACCGGCGCGAGGAGCTGGAGGAGCTGCTCCGGGTCGACCCGCGTCAGCGCCTCCCGCTTCGAGATCCGTTTTTCGTCGAAGAAGTCGCACGCGATCCGGACCGCGGCGAACCCCGTCCGTTTCCCGTTTCGGGTCTGGAGGATGTAGAGCTTCCCCCGCTCGATCGTGAATTCGATGTCCTGCATGTCGCGGAAATTCTTCTCGAGCGCGTCGCGGACCCTCATGAGCTGCGCGTAGACGCCCGGCATCGTCTCCTCGAGGGAATCGCCGCGGCCCGTCTCGGAGATGGGATGCGGCGTGCGGATGCCGGCGACCACGTCCTCGCCCTGGGCGTTGGCGAGGAATTCGCCGTAGAACGCCTTCTCGCCGGTCGCGGGATTGCGCGTGAACGCCACTCCCGTCGCGCAGTCGTCGCCGAGGTTCCCGAAGACCATCGCCTGGACCGTGACGGCCGTCCCCCACGTCTCGGGGATTCGATTCAACTTCCGATACGAGCGCGCCCGGTCGTTGTCCCAGGACTGGAAGACCGCTCCGATCGCGCCCCAGAGCTGCTTGCGCGGATCCTCCGGGAAGGGTTTCTTCGCGTGCTGCCGGATGATCGCGAGGTATCGCGTGCAGAGCGCTCGAAGCTCCTGCGCAGAGAGCTGCGCGTCGGTATCGACGCCCGCTCTCTCCTTCGCCTTCGCGATCGCCTCCTCGAACCGGTGCTTGGGGACCTTGAGGACCACGTCGCCGTACATGGAGATCAGCCGCCGGCGGCAGTCGCGGGCGAACCGCTCCCCCGCCGCGTGCCCGAAGCCGGCCTTCGCGTCGTGCGTCAGACCGAGGTTCAGGATCGTGTCCATCATTCCCGGCATCGAGGCGGGAGCGCCCGAACGCACGGAAACGAGGAGCGGGTTCTCGGCGTCCCCGAAGATCTTCCCGGTGAGCTTCTCGAGCCGGGCGAGATTGGCCTCGACCTCTTCCTCGAGACCGGCCGGATACTTCCCGGTCTTCGAATATTTCGCGCAGACCTCGGTCGAAATCACGAACCCGGGCGGAACCGGGACGCCCATGCGCGTCATCTGCACCAGGCCGTATCCTTTTCCGCCGAGCACCTCGCGGCCGAGACTCGCGCCCTCGGAACGTCCGTCCCCGAAGAAGTAGACGAGACGGGACGGCTTCTTTCGCCGCGATCGGGATGTCGCCATCTTCGGGCTCCTCCGCGCCGTCCGGAGCGGCGCTCGGACCGTCATCTCTCGACGACGATCTCGGAAATGTCGGCGAACTTGCCGAACTGCCGCTGGATTCCGGCCAGCAGCGCCTGCCGGTTGGCCTTCAGCTCGGGCTCGGGCGCGTTGACGAGCACGTCGTCGAAGAAACGGTCGAGGGCGGGAGCGAGCGACACCATGGCCGCGATCAGTTCGGGATATCGGCGCGACGCGGCGAGCGTGTCCGCCGTGCGCGACAGCTGCAGGGCGTCGGCGGCGAGCGCGTGCTCGGCCGGCTCGCGGAAGAGCGCCGGGTCGGGCGCGCGGTCGACCCCGCCCGGCAGGATCTTGCGGATGCGCTTGACGGAAAGCGAGAGCGACCGGAACCCCTCGCGCCGGCGCGCGTCCGCGATCGCGCCGGCCCGGTCGGCGAGGTCGGCGAAATCCCAGGACCCCGCCGCGAGGACGGAGGCGACGACGTCCGGCTCGAGCCCCCTCTTCTCGAACAGGAAGTGGACGCGATCCGCGAAGAACGCGCGGATATCGGCGAGCACGGCCTCGGCGGGCCGGGCGATCGCCGATCCGTGCAGCGCGACCGCCTTCCGGAAGACGATGCTCCAGTCGACGCGCCATCCGCGGGACAGCACGATCGCGACGAGGCCCTGCGCCGCGCGGCGGAGCCCGTACGGGTCCTTGCTCCCGGTCGGCACGAGCCCGATCCCGAAGAACCCCGCGAGCGTGTCCACCCGATCCGCCGCCGAGAGGATCGCGCCCGTCTCCGTGCGCGGGGGCTCGTCGTCGGCCGACACGGGCCGGTACTGGTCGTAGATCGCCTTCCAGACCTCCTCCGTCGCCCCTTCGCGCCGGGCGTAGATCCCGCCGACGATCCCCTGGAGGTCCGTGAACTCGCGCACCATCTCGGTCGTGAGGTCGATCTTCGAAAGACGCGCGGCTTCGAGCGCGGACCGCACGTTCTCGGGGCGCGTGACCAGGGCGCCGATCGTCTCGGTCAGCTCCTGCACGCGTCCCGTCTTCTGCAGGTAGTCGCCGAGCTTGTCGTGGAAGAAGAGGCGCGACAGCTTCGGCATCTTCGAGGAAAACGGCTCCCGCACGTCCTCCTCGAAGAAGAACCGCGCGTCGGAGAGGCGGGCGTTCAGGACCCATTCGTTTCCCTTGACGATCAGCCCCTTGGGATCTTCGCGGTGGTCCATCACGGCGAGGAAGTTCGAGGTGAGCCCCTGCGAAGAGCGGACGGGAAGGTATTTCTGGTGCGTCCGCATCGTCGTCACGAGGATCTCCTCGGGCAATTCCCGGTACACCGGGTCGAAGGAGCCGCACACGAGCCCCGGCCATTCCACGAGATCCGCGAGGGTCGGGATGAGATCCGCGTCCGCCTCGATCCCGCCGGAGCACCCGGTCGCGAGAGCCCGGGCCTTTTCCAGCAGGATCGCCGCGCGCTCCTCGCCGTCCGGCTCGACCCCCGCCTCGCGCAGGCGCCGCGCATAGTCGTCGGCGCCGGTCACCTCGATCTCGCCGCCGCCCGAGAGCCGGTGCCCGACCGTCCGGTTCCCGGAGCGCACCCCGAAGACCGTCATCGGCACGACCTCTCCCCCGAAGAGCGCGACGATCCCGTGCACGGGGCGGACGAACGCGTGCTCTCCCGATCCCCAGCGCATCATCTTCGGGAACGTCATCGAGCCGAGGATCGCCGGGGTGATCTCCGCGAGGATCTCCGCCGTCCGCCGGCCGGCGACGGTCTTTCGCGCGAGGAGCACCTCGCCGCGGGGCGTGCGGATGCGGCGGAGGTGGGACACCTCGACGCCCTGAGCGCGGGCGAATCCCTCCGCCATCTTCGTCGGACGCCCTTCGGCGTCGAGCGCCCGGTCGACGGGCGGGCCGGAAACCTCGACGACCCGGTCCTCCTGCCGCCGCGGCAGGCCCCGCACGGCGACGACGAGGCGCCGCGGCGTGGCGGTCACGTCGACGGATTCCGGGGAGAGCCCCTCTTCCGAGAGCGCGTCGAGGAACTTCCGGGCGAGGTCGGCCTTCGCTCCCGGCATTGCGCCGGCGGGCATCTCTTCGACCCGGACTTCCAGGAAGAATTCCGCGGCGTCGTCGGGAGTCATCGGCCGGCGTTCACGACGCCACCGCGGCGGGCTCTCTCGGCAGCAGCGGGAACCCCGCGGCTTCGCGGGCGGCGAGGTAAGCCTTCGCGACCGCGCAGGCGAGGTCGCGGACCCGTCGGATGTACGTGACGCGCTCCGTGGCGGAGACGGCGCCGCGCGCATCCAGGATGTTGAACTCGTGCGAGCAGAGGAGCGTCGCCTCGTACGCCGGCAGCACGAGGCCGGCGGCGAGCGCGAGACGCGCTTCCCGCTCGGAGCGCTCGAAGAGCGTCTGCGCCCATTCGGTCTCGGCGACCTCGAAGGAGTAGCGCGAGAGCTCCACCTCTTCGTGGTGCCGGATCTCTCCGTAGGTCAGCGTGTCGTTCCAGGGGATGTCGAAGATCGAGCGCGCCTTCCCGAGGAAGAGGGCGACGCGCTCGACCCCGTACGTGATCTCCGCGGAGATCGGGGCGAGGTCGATTCCGCCCGTCTGCTGGAAATACGTGAACTGGGAGATTTCCATCCCGTCCATCAGCACCTGCCACCCGACTCCCCACGCGCCGAGCGTCGGCGACTCCCAGTTGTCCTCCTCGAACCGGATATCGTGATCCTTCGGATCGATGCCGAGCCGTTCGAGCGACCGGAGATAGACCTCCTGCACGTCGTCGGGCGCGGGCTTCAGGATCACCTGGTACTGGAAGTACTTGCCGAGACGGAACGGGTTCTCGCCGTACCGCCCGTCGGCGGGGCGCCGCGAGGGCTGCACGTAGGCGCAGCGCCACGGCTCGGGGCCGAGCGAGCGGAGAAACGTGTCCGGGTGCATCGTCCCGGCTCCCATCGGAAGGTCGTACGGCTGCTGGATCAGACACCCCTCTCCCTCCCAGAATCGCTCGAGCTCGGAAAGGATTTTCTGGAGCGTCACCACGCGCCGAAATATAGCACTTCGGCCAGCACTTTCTGGGACTTGAGCTCGTGGCCGAGGAAGTGGCGGCGGATGCGCCGCAGCACTCCGGAGAGCTCCTCGGCCACGCGCGGAGCGACGTCCGCGCCGCCGATCGGAAGAGCGAGGATCCGGGCCAGAGACGGCGCGAGATCGCGCGAGACGCGCCGCGCTCCCGCCGCCGCGCACGAGGCGTCGACGAGGCCGGGGAGCGTTTCGTCGAACCGGACGGACCCCGGCTGCAGGGCGCGCCCGCACACGGCGCACGCGGTCGCGGGAGGGAGAACTCCCGTGAGCTTCAGGACCCACGCGTCGAAATAGACGGCGACCGACGCGGCGCTCCGCCCCTCGAAGAGGGCGCCCACGGCGTGCGCGGCGAGCCGGAAGAATTTCTCCGATGGATCGGAATCGGCGACGAAGGTGATGAGCGACTCGGCGATCGCGGACAGGAGCAGGCCCGCGGCGAGGTCCGCCGCGACCGGAAACGAAGACCGGACCACCTCGATCGAGTCGATGCGGTGGAGGTCGCGCCCCTCCTTCTCGAACCAGAGCACCTCCGCCTCGCTCATCGGCTCGAGCGCCCCCGCGTAGACGCTCTGCAGACGCCGGGCGCCGCGCGCGACCCCGCGCTTCCGGCCGGACTGCTGCGTCAGGAACGTGACGATGCGGTCCTTTTCGCGCAGCGGGACCGCGGAAAGGACGAACGCACGGTCGCGGCGCTGCGGCATCGCTCAAGTGTACGGCGGCGCGACCCGGCCCCGCCGATGGCGGCGGCGGGCGCGCCCGGCCCTCGCGTGGCCGCTCGAACCGGCTGATAGGCTCCCGGCCATGGCCGCGGCACGCCGGAGATTCCTCGATCTGCCTCCCGTCGTCGTCTCCCTCGGCCTCGTCTCCTTCTTCAACGACATCGCGTCGGAAATGATCTACCCGCTGCTGCCGGCGTTCCTGACCGCCACGCTCGGCGCGGGGCCCGAGATCGTCGGGCTCGTCGAGGGCGTCGCCGAGTCGACGGCGGCGATCGGCAAGGGATTCTTCGGCTGGCTCTCCGACCGGCGCCGGCGGCGCAAGCCTTTCGTGTTCGCCGGCTACGCGGCGTCCGTGTTCACGCGCCCGCTCCTCTCGCTCGCGCCGGGGTGGGGCGCGGTGGTCGGAATCCGCTTCCTCGACCGGATCGGGAAAGGGGTCCGCACCGCGCCGCGCGACGCGATGATCGCCGGCGCGGTCGATCCGGCGCGCCGCGGAATCGCGTACGGGTTCGAGCGCGCGATGGACAACGCGGGAGCGATGGTCGGGCCGCTGGTCGCCGCGCTGCTGCTGAAGCTGTTCTTCCGGGACGTGCGGCCGGTGTTCGCGCTCTCGGTCGTGCCCGGAATCGCCGCCCTCGCGATCCTCCTCTTCGGCACGCGCGACGAGAAAGGGCCGCCGCGAGCGAAATCCGTCCTCGCCGGCCCGGCGCTCCCGAAACGCTTCTACGCCGTGATCTCGATCTTCACGCTGTTCGCGTTCGCGAACTCGACCGACGCCTTCCTCCTGCTTCGCGCGCGCGAGGCGGGCGTCCCGCTCTGGGCGATCCCGGCGCTCTGGGCGTTCTTCAGCGGGGCCAAGTCGCTCGCGAACACGCCGCTCGGTGCGCTCGCCGACCGCATCGGCCGGACGCCGACGATCCTCGCCGGATGGGCCGTGTACGCGGGCGTCTACTGGGAGTTCGGGCGCGTGCACACCGCCCGGGGGATATGGGCGGTTTTCGGCATTTACGCGCTTTACTACGCGCTGACCGAGGGAGCCCAGCGGGCATACGTCGCCGACGTCGCCGGACCCGAGGCGCGCGGCCGGGCCTTCGGCCTCTTCCATCTCGCGGTGGGTATCGCCGCTCTCCCCGCGTCGGTCCTGTTCGGCCTCCTGTGGGAGAAGCTCGGGCCGACGGCGGCGTTCGACGCCGGGGCCGCCGTCGCCCTCCTCTCCGCGCTCGCGCTCGCCGCCGTTTCCCGGCCCCGGCGCACCGCGTAACTTTCCGCGGCCTCCCTTCGTCTCATGGAGGACGGCGGAAACGGCGGAACTTTTCGCCGGGGCGTTCGTAGATTGAGGAGGGAAGCGATATGAAACGACGGGAACTGGAAAACGCGCTGCTGGTCCTCGAAACGACGCCGTTCGTGTTCGAAAAGGTCGTTCTGGGCGGTGACGGTCCGCTCCGCCGGAAGATCGCGGATCTCCTCTGGGAGGCCGTGGCGGTGGAAGAGCACGTCTGGACCGCCCGGGTGCGCCTCCTCCGAGGGGAGAGCCCCGCGGTCCTCCCCCGTCTCGATCGCACGATCGCGCGGCGGATTGCGGCGGGCAAATCGGGAGCCCGCGAGGCGGTCGCCGCCTTCCTGCGGCTCCGCCGCGACAACGCACGTGTGCTCCGTTCGCTCCGTTCCGCGGACGGGAAGCTCGGCGGACCCGTCGAGGGGGGCGGCTGGTTCTCCCTCCCCGACCTTCCCGCCGCGATGGCCCAGGAGGACCAGGTGTTCCTCCGCGAGCTCGCTCGCCGGATCACCGCGCCCGCGTCCTGCGAGGCTTCCGACCCGGCGCCCCTCCTCGCGGCCTGCTGAGCGGCGGGAACCGCCCGGGCAGAGGACACTCTGTCCTCCTCCGCTCCCGGCTCGCTCCACTCCCGACCCCCGCGCCGGTCCCAACGGGCGCCCCGCCCGATCCGTAAAACTTACGAGATCATCCCCGCGGGTTCGAGGCACAGGGTTTGCACCCCGGGCGACCGGAGTTAAACTCTTTCTGCCACAAGAAAGGAAGGCCATGAAGAAAATCGCGTCTCTTCTCGCCCCCCTCGCACTCGCGGTCGCCGCGATGCCCGCCGGGGCGGCGACTCTCTCGAACCGTTCGCTCGCGGCGCCGGTCCATCGCGGAGCCGCCGCCGTCCGCCGCCTCGCGACGACCCCGGCGGTCGCACACCAGGCGACCGGCGTCGGGATCAATCTCGATCTCGTCGGCCGAATCCCGACCTCCGACGCCCTGTTCAAGACCTCCATCGACATCGCCAACAACACGAACACCGACACGCAGGTCGATGCGTACTTCAGCGGCCTGATCGGCGGCTCTCACGTCGACATCATCGTGAGCATCACCGCCACCGGAATCGTGCAGCAGGGAGCCTCCCAGCTCGCGTCCCTCTCGGTCTACCACAGCGACGATTTCATCGACGATCTCCACAACGCCGGGTACATCACGAGCACCGAGGAGAGCGGCTCGATCATCGGCTCGCTGTTCGTGATCTACGACTCGCCGTCGGCGGGGCTCTTCGACCAGATCGGCCAGGGCAGCGTCCAGGCGCGCTTCTACAGCACGCATTCGGACGGCGGGACGATCGGCGTGTCGGCCAACGGCCACGAGCTGACGCAGTCGGAACCCAGGAGCCTCGTCGGGATCGTGCACGACACGCGCGGGGAGTCCGGCACTCCCCAGCTCTACACGAACTTCTTCGTCAACAACGAAGGGTACGCCGCGAGCGACGGGAGCATCGTCAACAACAACGGCCTTCCCATCAAGATCCGGCTGACGGGCTATTCGAACGCGACCGGCCAGAAGACGGGCCAGTCCAGCACGATCTCGATCGGGCCGTTCGAGACGGTCGGCCTCTCGAAGGTCTCGGACATCATCCGGGGAAGCTCCACCGACGACACGTTCATCGTCTTCGTGGACATCGTCGACGGAGACTCGGCGATCTCCGGGCTCTCCTCGACCAACGACGTCCTGACGCTCGATCCGTCGGCCGCCCAGCTCCGCCCGGCCGACTGGTCGGCCGGACAGCCCCAGTAAGCCACCGGAAGAATCCTGATCTCGAGAGCCCGCTTCGGCGGGCTCTTTCTTTTGGACCCGCGACGTCAGCAGCAGCCCGGAGGAAGATCGCCCGCGGGGGCCCGGACGGGCTCCGGCGCGAGCGGGCCTTCCGGGAGCTCGGGACGCCGGATCGCGGCGAGCCACGATCGCACCGAGGCCGCGAGGATCACGATGACGCAGGAGATCAGCACGGCGGTCAGCACGGCGTCCAGCCAGCCGGCGAACGCCTTTCCGGGCTGCTTCGCGAGCGGCAGGAAGTTGTCGCGGATCGAAAGGATCCCGGCGTCGATCGTCGTGAACGACACGAAGGCGAGAGGGACCAGGGTCGCGAGAGCGGCGCGCTTCTTTCCGAGGTGGAGGATCACGGTCGTCCCGACGGCGAGGGCGACGGCGGCGAGGAGCTGGTTCGCGATCCCGAACATCGGCCAGATCTGGGAGATCGAGCCGGTGAGGATGAAGTAGCTCCACGCCGCGACGACGAGGAACGTGGCCAGCAGGGTTCCCGGCATCCAGTCCGTCTTCTCGAATCGCGGGAAGGCGTATCCGAGGAATTCCTGGACGAGAAAACGCCCCACGCGCGTTCCGGTGTCGATCGTCGTCAGGATGAAGAGGGCCTCGAACATGATCGCGAAGTGGTACCAGTAGCCCATCAGGCTCCTCAGGAACGGCAGCCCGGAAAAGATCTGCGCGAACCCGATCGCGAGCGAGACCGCGCCTCCCGGACGTCCCGCGACGCTCTCCCCCACCTCCCGCGCGAGCATCGGGAGCCTGTCCACGGTCATGCCGAGATGCGCGAACTTCGCGGGAGCCACGTTGATCGCGAAGTAGTCGCCCGGAGAGAGCGCGCAGACGGCGATCAGCGCGACGACGCCGACCAGGCCCTCCATCAGCATCGCGCCGTATCCGATCGCCCGCGCGTCGGTCTCCCGGTCGAGCATCTTGGGCGTCGTGCCGGAGGCGACGAGCGCATGGAAACCCGAGATCGCGCCGCAGGCGATCGTGATGAAGACGAAGGGGAAGACCTTGCCGGGGATGATCGGGCCGCCGCCGTGCACGAACCGGGAAATCGCCGGCGCGTGGATCGGCGGCGCGACGACGAGGACGGAAACCACGAGGAGCGCGATCGTCCCGAGCTTCATCCAGCTCGAGAGGTAGTCGCGCGGACAGAGGAGCATCCACACGGGCAGGACCGAGGCGACGAAGCCGTATCCCGCCATCGCGAGCGTGATCTGCGTGCGCGAGAGCGTGAACAGATGCGCGAGGGGGGAACCGGGGATCCACCGTCCGGCGACGACCGCCAGGAGCGTCGCGACGACGCCGATCGCCGATCCCGACCGGAGGGCGCCCTTGTTCCACCGGTACATGTAGAAGCCGACGAAGAGCGCGATCGGGATCGTCGCCGCGATCGTGAAGGTTCCCCAGGGAGAATCGGCGAGCGCGTTCACGACGGCGACGCCGAGGCCCGCGAGGGCGACGACGATGATCGCGAGGATCGCGACCGCGGCCGTGATTCCGGCGACCGGGCCGATCTCCATCCGGGCGATCTCGGCCAGCGATTTCCCCTTCCTCCGGACCGACGCGACGAGGATGACGAAGTCCTGCGTCGCCCCCGCGAACACGACCCCGAAGAGGAGCCAGAGGAACCCAGGAAGGTAGCCGAACTGGGCGGCGAGGACCGGACCGATGAGCGGCCCGGCGCCGGCGATCGCGGCGAAATGGTGGCCGAAGAGGACGTACCGGTTCGTCGCGACGTAGTTCTTCCCGTCGGCCATGGTGTGGGCCGGCGTCGGGCGCGCGTCGGAGAGCGCGAGCGCCCTCGCGGCGAGGAAAGCGGACCAGTAGCGGTACGCGATCGCCAGGACCGCGAGCGCCGCGAGCATCAGCCAGAGCGCGTTCACTCCGGGGATTATCGCGGGAAACCCGGAATTCGATGACCGAAATTCGGACGCGCCGGAACCCGGAACTCGAAACCGGAAAGCGGGCGGTTCCCTTCGGGCTTCCGGCTTCGAATTTCGGATTTCCGCGCGCTACTATGCGCGCGTGGACCGGCCGTTTCGCTACGAGGACATCCCCGAAGACCCGAAGGATCTCGAGCGGGATTGCGACCTCTCGTTCTTTCGCGCCTCCGGCCCGGGCGGACAGCACCGGAACAAGACCGAAACGGCGGTGCGCC from Thermoanaerobaculia bacterium encodes the following:
- a CDS encoding MFS transporter, with protein sequence MAAARRRFLDLPPVVVSLGLVSFFNDIASEMIYPLLPAFLTATLGAGPEIVGLVEGVAESTAAIGKGFFGWLSDRRRRRKPFVFAGYAASVFTRPLLSLAPGWGAVVGIRFLDRIGKGVRTAPRDAMIAGAVDPARRGIAYGFERAMDNAGAMVGPLVAALLLKLFFRDVRPVFALSVVPGIAALAILLFGTRDEKGPPRAKSVLAGPALPKRFYAVISIFTLFAFANSTDAFLLLRAREAGVPLWAIPALWAFFSGAKSLANTPLGALADRIGRTPTILAGWAVYAGVYWEFGRVHTARGIWAVFGIYALYYALTEGAQRAYVADVAGPEARGRAFGLFHLAVGIAALPASVLFGLLWEKLGPTAAFDAGAAVALLSALALAAVSRPRRTA
- a CDS encoding carbon starvation protein A, with translation MNALWLMLAALAVLAIAYRYWSAFLAARALALSDARPTPAHTMADGKNYVATNRYVLFGHHFAAIAGAGPLIGPVLAAQFGYLPGFLWLLFGVVFAGATQDFVILVASVRRKGKSLAEIARMEIGPVAGITAAVAILAIIVVALAGLGVAVVNALADSPWGTFTIAATIPIALFVGFYMYRWNKGALRSGSAIGVVATLLAVVAGRWIPGSPLAHLFTLSRTQITLAMAGYGFVASVLPVWMLLCPRDYLSSWMKLGTIALLVVSVLVVAPPIHAPAISRFVHGGGPIIPGKVFPFVFITIACGAISGFHALVASGTTPKMLDRETDARAIGYGAMLMEGLVGVVALIAVCALSPGDYFAINVAPAKFAHLGMTVDRLPMLAREVGESVAGRPGGAVSLAIGFAQIFSGLPFLRSLMGYWYHFAIMFEALFILTTIDTGTRVGRFLVQEFLGYAFPRFEKTDWMPGTLLATFLVVAAWSYFILTGSISQIWPMFGIANQLLAAVALAVGTTVILHLGKKRAALATLVPLAFVSFTTIDAGILSIRDNFLPLAKQPGKAFAGWLDAVLTAVLISCVIVILAASVRSWLAAIRRPELPEGPLAPEPVRAPAGDLPPGCC